One stretch of Rhinolophus ferrumequinum isolate MPI-CBG mRhiFer1 chromosome 3, mRhiFer1_v1.p, whole genome shotgun sequence DNA includes these proteins:
- the NHSL1 gene encoding NHS-like protein 1 isoform X2, translating into MKKEGSSGSFRLKSNSGSLSRAVSWINFSSLSRQTKRLFRSDGELSVCGQQVDVDDENWTYRTQPRKAVSNLDEESRWSVHYTAPWHQQENVFLPTTRPPCVEDLHRQAKLNLKSVLRECDKLRRDGYRSSQYYSQGPTFTANSSPLCDEYQDEDEETEQKCSISLSEEERLISIRRSKTPTSSDFSDLNTQTNWTKSLPLPTPEEKMRQQAQTVQADVVPINITGENFDRQASLRRSLIYTDTLVRRPKKVKRRKTITGVPDNIQKELASGTGQDDVGGPLAYTPDHYSTLGRLDSCRSAGQRSETRDSSCQTEEVKVVPPSMRRIRAQKGQGIAAQMSHFSGSSGNMSVLSDSAGVVFPSRLSNDAAFHSLPRSGARANMQSLEPRLGVLGPAGDLDGTFPYQRGNSRVNETLGQLGGASRTGTLLRPKSQELRHFESENGISPACVVSPHATYSTSIIPNATLSSSSEVIVIHTAQSSGQLDSKITSSSSYTKIKSRDRLLSRHSGKDDRPSPSGDWSEGPCAIASQASVPHSPSATTLSSLCDSAVSLNTPANRENGSQAVAYNCRNTLSFPAHPQDVDGKSESSYSGGRGHGSVEPWEYHAPGSGRASPLKPHLATPGYSTPASNTSSGSLDQASNKDDARSLYSEDRDGCYTSVHTDSAHGSGNLCSSSNGFGNPRHSVVNVFDGRAQKNQGDRSNYHDKSLSRNISLKKAKKPPLPPSRTDSLRRIPKKNAQMNGQVLNESLIASLQHSLQLTLPSKGSLSPSQSPCSDLEEPWLPRSRSQSTVSAGSSMTSATTPNVYSLCGVTPSQSDTSSVKSEYADPWGYYIDYTGLQEDPGNPGGGGLANSGAPTGNGPVRHAQDGARAAMPQVPGGSVKPKITSPEKSHRVTSPSSGYSSQSNTPTALTPVPVFLKSMSPANGKGKNKPKVPERKSSLISSVSISSSSTSLSSNTSTEGSGTVKKLDSVPASLAVLPLPSLPSSCPADRSPFLPPPPPLADSPDGSPLPQSPLFPPPPPEALPPFHPFTNACFPPPPTAQSPLLLDSSASVPHPSSSLPSSVPPPAPPLDPKLMKDARPSFKMSGQLDSSRDVFRQPAAKEEGARPPMPLITTEALQMVQLRPVKKNSGTEGALIYEQASQEKLTPIVPQYHLKPSALLKSRNSINEMESESQPASVTSLLPTPAKTMSQGHQDGAAEHGRPSSSPGGTGEADAGPSPGSVPLQGTPGPSPSRKPPPISKKPKLFLVVPPPQTDFKVEPTENVSEEAPNPTRGEARENCAARTGSDETDSGSSVLEGGAAGFSSPGRVEANVPTVQPDALPAPKQEEPGTENSAASGGNVESCLSLQDPGFGVPETDIAGCSSEAFDFLKEEGSDEVMTPSRPRTTEDLFAAIHRSKRKVLGRKDSDDDHTRNHSPSPPVTPTGAAPSLASPKQVGSIQRSVRKSSTSSDNFKALLLKKGSRSDTSARMSAAEMLKNTDPRFQRSRSEPSPDTPDSPSSCSPSKSRRAQEEWAKNEGLMPRSLSFSGPRYGRSRTPPSAASSRYSMRNRIQSSPMTVISEGEGEAMEPVDNRARRALGAARGCSLEGLAGEKSDEGPLVCGTEPAALLQAQAADPSDGTSRAEGREPLEQCRGPLRGES; encoded by the exons TGTTCCATCTCTTTGTCAGAAGAGGAAAGACTTATTTCCATCAGGAGATCTAAAACGCCAACCTCAAGTGACTTCTCCGACCTTAATACCCAAACGAACTGGACCAAGTCACTTCCCTTGCCAACACCAGAAGAGAAGATGCGACAGCAAGCCCAAACAGTGCAGGCTGACGTGGTTCCTATTAACATAACCG GGGAGAATTTCGATCGCCAGGCCAGCCTTCGGCGGTCTCTAATTTACACAGACACTCTGGTAAGACGACCGAAGAAAGTCAAAAGGAGAAAGACTATAACAGGAGTCCCTGACAACATACAGAAGGAGCTAG cATCAGGCACGGGCCAAGATGATGTTGGTGGTCCCTTAGCATACACCCCAGACCACTACTCGACACTAGGAAGGCTTGACAGCTGTCGGTCTGCTGGGCAGCGCTCAGAAACCAGGGACTCCAGCTGTCAGACCGAGGAAGTGAAAGTCGTACCACCTTCGATGAGAAGAATCAGGGCACAGAAGGGGCAAGGCATCGCTGCCCAGATGAGCCACTTCTCAGGCTCCTCTGGGAACATGTCTGTGCTGAGCGACTCGGCGGGCGTTGTGTTCCCTTCTCGCCTCAGCAACGATGCTGCTTTCCACAGTCTTCCACGTTCTGGAGCGAGGGCCAACATGCAGTCCCTTGAGCCACGGCTGGGTGTGCTGGGCCCTGCCGGAGACCTGGATGGCACGTTCCCCTACCAGAGGGGGAACTCACGAGTAAATGAAACCTTAGGACAGTTAGGAGGTGCTTCAAGGACTGGGACACTTTTGAGGCCCAAGTCCCAGGAGCTGAGGCACTTTGAGAGTGAAAACGGTATCAGCCCAGCATGTGTGGTGTCTCCTCATGCGACCTACTCCACCAGCATCATCCCGAATGCCACCCTGTCCTCCTCCTCGGAGGTGATTGTTATTCACACCGCTCAGAGTTCAGGGCAGCTGGACAGTAAAATTACCAGCTCCTCTTCATACACGAAGATAAAATCCAGAGACCGCCTCCTCTCCAGGCACTCTGGTAAGGATGACCGTCCGTCTCCCAGTGGTGACTGGAGTGAGGGTCCCTGCGCCATTGCGTCACAGGCCTCAGTTCCCCATTCCCCCAGTGCAACCACACTCTCGTCCCTCTGTGACTCTGCGGTCTCTCTCAATACTCCAGCAAATCGGGAGAATGGATCCCAAGCTGTGGCCTATAACTGTAGAAACACCCTGAGCTTCCCAGCCCACCCCCAGGATGTGGATGGCAAGAGTGAGTCCAGTTATTCAGGAGGCAGGGGCCATGGCAGCGTGGAGCCCTGGGAATACCATGCCCCAGGTAGTGGGCGGGcatcccctctgaagccccattTGGCAACTCCTGGCTACTCCACTCCTGCAAGTAACACAAGCAGTGGCAGTTTAGACCAAGCGTCCAACAAAGACGATGCCAGGTCCCTGTATTCAGAGGACCGTGATGGTTGCTACACATCTGTGCACACCGACTCTGCACATGGATCTGGGAATCTGTGCAGTAGCAGCAATGGCTTTGGGAACCCCAGGCACAGCGTGGTCAATGTCTTTGACGGAAGAGCTCAGAAGAACCAAGGGGACCGGTCAAATTACCATGACAAATCCCTTTCGAGAAACATCTCTTTGAAGAAAGCGAAGAAGCCTCCCCTGCCACCCTCTAGGACAGACTCTCTGCGTAGGATCCCCAAGAAGAACGCCCAGATGAACGGGCAGGTGCTAAACGAGAGCCTGATCGCCTCGCTCCAGCACTCACTGCAGCTGACCCTCCCCAGCAAGGGCAGCCTCTCGCCCTCCCAGAGCCCCTGCAGTGACTTGGAAGAGCCCTGGCTGCCTCGCTCCCGCAGCCAGAGCACAGTGAGTGCCGGCAGCAGCATGACTTCCGCCACCACCCCCAACGTCTACTCCCTGTGCGGGGTCACCCCATCGCAGAGTGACACAAGCAGTGTCAAGTCCGAGTACGCAGACCCCTGGGGTTACTACATTGATTACACGGGCCTGCAGGAAGACCCAGGGAACCCTGGCGGGGGCGGTTTAGCCAACAGTGGGGCGCCAACTGGAAATGGGCCAGTCCGCCATGCCCAAGACGGAGCTAGGGCCGCCATGCCCCAAGTGCCTGGTGGCTCTGTCAAACCAAAGATCACATCCCCAGAGAAGTCACACAGAGTCACTTCTCCATCCAGTGGGTATTCCAGCCAATCAAATACACCCACAGCACTCACCCCCGtgcctgtgtttttaaaatcaatgtcaCCAGCAAATGGGAAGGGGAAGAACAAGCCCAAGGTACCAGAAAGGAAGTCTTCTCTGATTTCTTCCGTATCTATCTCCTCATCATCCACGTCCCTTTCTTCTAATACATCTACAGAAGGAAGTGGAACTGTGAAGAAGCTGGATTCAGTGCCAGCCTCTCTTGctgttctccctctcccttctcttccgtCTTCATGTCCTGCTGACAggtctccttttcttcctcctcccccacctttgGCAGATTCCCCCGACGGCTctcctctgcctcagtctcccctttTCCCCCCTCCACCACCAGAAgctcttcctcccttccatcctttCACCAACGCatgctttcctcctccccccaccgcACAGAGCCCCCTTCTTCTGGATTCTTCTGCCTCCGTGCCACACCCTTCATCATCTTTACCCTCCTCGgttcccccacctgccccaccccttGACCCCAAGTTGATGAAAGATGCCAGGCCTTCTTTCAAAATGTCTGGCCAGCTAGACTCCTCCCGGGATGTCTTTAGACAACCTGCTGCCAAGGAGGAGGGGGCCAGACCTCCCATGCCCCTGATAACCACAGAAGCGTTGCAGATGGTACAGTTGAGGCCGGTGAAGAAGAACTCAGGAACTGAGGGAGCACTGATATATGAACAAGCATCTCAGGAAAAACTAACTCCGATTGTGCCCCAGTATCATTTGAAGCCATCTGCTCTCCTGAAATCCCGAAATAGcataaatgaaatggagagtGAAAGCCAGCCTGCCTCCGTGACAAGCTTGCTTCCGACTCCTGCCAAGACCATGAGTCAGGGTCACCAGGACGGTGCAGCCGAGCATGGACGCCCGAGCTCCAGCCCGGGAGGCACAGGGGAGGCGGATGCCGGGCCCAGCCCCGGGTCCGTCCCACTCCAGGGAACCCCCGGCCCTTCGCCCAGCAGGAAGCCACCCCCTATTTCCAAGAAGCCCAAATTGTTCCTAGTGGTGCCACCTCCACAGACAGATTTCAAAGTGGAGCCAACAGAGAACGTGAGCGAAGAGGCGCCCAACCCCACCAGGGGAGAGGCCAGAGAGAATTGTGCAGCCAGGACTGGTTCTGATGAGACCGACTCCGGCAGCTCGGTCCTTGAGGGAGGAGCTGCAGGATTCTCATCCCCAGGCAGAGTGGAAGCCAATGTCCCCACGGTGCAGCCCGATGCCTTGCCAGCCCCCAAGCAGGAGGAGCCAGGCACCGAGAACAGTGCAGCCAGTGGAGGCAATGTGGAGAGCTGTCTGTCTCTGCAGGACCCAGGAT TTGGGGTGCCAGAGACCGACATAGCCGGCTGTTCCTCAGAGGCCTTTGACTTCCTTAAGGAAGAAGGGAGTGATGAGGTGATGACCCCCAGTCGACCCCGGACCACGGAAGACCTCTTTGCAGCTATTCACAG ATCCAAGAGGAAAGTCCTTGGCCGTAAAGATTCAGATGACGATCATACCCGAAACCATTCTCCGTCCCCACCAGTGACACCCACTGGTGctgcccccagcctggcctccccaAAGCAAGTGGGATCCATCCAGAGAAGTGTCCGTAAGAGCAGCACCAGCAGTGACAACTTCAAAGCTCTGCTGCTGAAAAAGGGGAGTCGATCAGACACCAGTGCCCGCATGTCCGCGGCCGAGATGCTCAAGAACACAGACCCTAGATTCCAGAGGTCAAGGTCGGAGCCCTCGCCAGACACTCCCGACAGCCCGTCCAGCTGCTCCCCGAGCAAGAGCAGAAGGGCCCAGGAGGAGTGGGCCAAGAACGAAGGCTTGATGCCTCGGAGCCTGTCCTTTTCCGGCCCCAGGTATGGCCGCAGCCGGACGCCGCCGTCTGCCGCCAGCAGCAGGTACAGCATGAGGAACCGGATCCAGAGCAGCCCCATGACCGTCATCTCGGAAGGCGAAGGGGAAGCCATGGAGCCTGTGGACAACAGGGCTCGCCGGGCCCTGGGTGCTGCAAGGGGGTGTTCACTGGAGGGACTGGCAGGGGAGAAATCAGATGAGGGCCCCCTGGTGTGTGGCACGGAGCCCGCTGCCTTGCTGCAAGCTCAGGCCGCTGACCCCAGCGATGGGACCTCCAGGGCTGAGGGCAGGGAGCCATTGGAACAGTGCAGAGGCCCTCTGAGGGGTGAAAGTTAG
- the NHSL1 gene encoding NHS-like protein 1 isoform X8, which produces MRRIRAQKGQGIAAQMSHFSGSSGNMSVLSDSAGVVFPSRLSNDAAFHSLPRSGARANMQSLEPRLGVLGPAGDLDGTFPYQRGNSRVNETLGQLGGASRTGTLLRPKSQELRHFESENGISPACVVSPHATYSTSIIPNATLSSSSEVIVIHTAQSSGQLDSKITSSSSYTKIKSRDRLLSRHSGKDDRPSPSGDWSEGPCAIASQASVPHSPSATTLSSLCDSAVSLNTPANRENGSQAVAYNCRNTLSFPAHPQDVDGKSESSYSGGRGHGSVEPWEYHAPGSGRASPLKPHLATPGYSTPASNTSSGSLDQASNKDDARSLYSEDRDGCYTSVHTDSAHGSGNLCSSSNGFGNPRHSVVNVFDGRAQKNQGDRSNYHDKSLSRNISLKKAKKPPLPPSRTDSLRRIPKKNAQMNGQVLNESLIASLQHSLQLTLPSKGSLSPSQSPCSDLEEPWLPRSRSQSTVSAGSSMTSATTPNVYSLCGVTPSQSDTSSVKSEYADPWGYYIDYTGLQEDPGNPGGGGLANSGAPTGNGPVRHAQDGARAAMPQVPGGSVKPKITSPEKSHRVTSPSSGYSSQSNTPTALTPVPVFLKSMSPANGKGKNKPKVPERKSSLISSVSISSSSTSLSSNTSTEGSGTVKKLDSVPASLAVLPLPSLPSSCPADRSPFLPPPPPLADSPDGSPLPQSPLFPPPPPEALPPFHPFTNACFPPPPTAQSPLLLDSSASVPHPSSSLPSSVPPPAPPLDPKLMKDARPSFKMSGQLDSSRDVFRQPAAKEEGARPPMPLITTEALQMVQLRPVKKNSGTEGALIYEQASQEKLTPIVPQYHLKPSALLKSRNSINEMESESQPASVTSLLPTPAKTMSQGHQDGAAEHGRPSSSPGGTGEADAGPSPGSVPLQGTPGPSPSRKPPPISKKPKLFLVVPPPQTDFKVEPTENVSEEAPNPTRGEARENCAARTGSDETDSGSSVLEGGAAGFSSPGRVEANVPTVQPDALPAPKQEEPGTENSAASGGNVESCLSLQDPGFGVPETDIAGCSSEAFDFLKEEGSDEVMTPSRPRTTEDLFAAIHRSKRKVLGRKDSDDDHTRNHSPSPPVTPTGAAPSLASPKQVGSIQRSVRKSSTSSDNFKALLLKKGSRSDTSARMSAAEMLKNTDPRFQRSRSEPSPDTPDSPSSCSPSKSRRAQEEWAKNEGLMPRSLSFSGPRYGRSRTPPSAASSRYSMRNRIQSSPMTVISEGEGEAMEPVDNRARRALGAARGCSLEGLAGEKSDEGPLVCGTEPAALLQAQAADPSDGTSRAEGREPLEQCRGPLRGES; this is translated from the exons ATGAGAAGAATCAGGGCACAGAAGGGGCAAGGCATCGCTGCCCAGATGAGCCACTTCTCAGGCTCCTCTGGGAACATGTCTGTGCTGAGCGACTCGGCGGGCGTTGTGTTCCCTTCTCGCCTCAGCAACGATGCTGCTTTCCACAGTCTTCCACGTTCTGGAGCGAGGGCCAACATGCAGTCCCTTGAGCCACGGCTGGGTGTGCTGGGCCCTGCCGGAGACCTGGATGGCACGTTCCCCTACCAGAGGGGGAACTCACGAGTAAATGAAACCTTAGGACAGTTAGGAGGTGCTTCAAGGACTGGGACACTTTTGAGGCCCAAGTCCCAGGAGCTGAGGCACTTTGAGAGTGAAAACGGTATCAGCCCAGCATGTGTGGTGTCTCCTCATGCGACCTACTCCACCAGCATCATCCCGAATGCCACCCTGTCCTCCTCCTCGGAGGTGATTGTTATTCACACCGCTCAGAGTTCAGGGCAGCTGGACAGTAAAATTACCAGCTCCTCTTCATACACGAAGATAAAATCCAGAGACCGCCTCCTCTCCAGGCACTCTGGTAAGGATGACCGTCCGTCTCCCAGTGGTGACTGGAGTGAGGGTCCCTGCGCCATTGCGTCACAGGCCTCAGTTCCCCATTCCCCCAGTGCAACCACACTCTCGTCCCTCTGTGACTCTGCGGTCTCTCTCAATACTCCAGCAAATCGGGAGAATGGATCCCAAGCTGTGGCCTATAACTGTAGAAACACCCTGAGCTTCCCAGCCCACCCCCAGGATGTGGATGGCAAGAGTGAGTCCAGTTATTCAGGAGGCAGGGGCCATGGCAGCGTGGAGCCCTGGGAATACCATGCCCCAGGTAGTGGGCGGGcatcccctctgaagccccattTGGCAACTCCTGGCTACTCCACTCCTGCAAGTAACACAAGCAGTGGCAGTTTAGACCAAGCGTCCAACAAAGACGATGCCAGGTCCCTGTATTCAGAGGACCGTGATGGTTGCTACACATCTGTGCACACCGACTCTGCACATGGATCTGGGAATCTGTGCAGTAGCAGCAATGGCTTTGGGAACCCCAGGCACAGCGTGGTCAATGTCTTTGACGGAAGAGCTCAGAAGAACCAAGGGGACCGGTCAAATTACCATGACAAATCCCTTTCGAGAAACATCTCTTTGAAGAAAGCGAAGAAGCCTCCCCTGCCACCCTCTAGGACAGACTCTCTGCGTAGGATCCCCAAGAAGAACGCCCAGATGAACGGGCAGGTGCTAAACGAGAGCCTGATCGCCTCGCTCCAGCACTCACTGCAGCTGACCCTCCCCAGCAAGGGCAGCCTCTCGCCCTCCCAGAGCCCCTGCAGTGACTTGGAAGAGCCCTGGCTGCCTCGCTCCCGCAGCCAGAGCACAGTGAGTGCCGGCAGCAGCATGACTTCCGCCACCACCCCCAACGTCTACTCCCTGTGCGGGGTCACCCCATCGCAGAGTGACACAAGCAGTGTCAAGTCCGAGTACGCAGACCCCTGGGGTTACTACATTGATTACACGGGCCTGCAGGAAGACCCAGGGAACCCTGGCGGGGGCGGTTTAGCCAACAGTGGGGCGCCAACTGGAAATGGGCCAGTCCGCCATGCCCAAGACGGAGCTAGGGCCGCCATGCCCCAAGTGCCTGGTGGCTCTGTCAAACCAAAGATCACATCCCCAGAGAAGTCACACAGAGTCACTTCTCCATCCAGTGGGTATTCCAGCCAATCAAATACACCCACAGCACTCACCCCCGtgcctgtgtttttaaaatcaatgtcaCCAGCAAATGGGAAGGGGAAGAACAAGCCCAAGGTACCAGAAAGGAAGTCTTCTCTGATTTCTTCCGTATCTATCTCCTCATCATCCACGTCCCTTTCTTCTAATACATCTACAGAAGGAAGTGGAACTGTGAAGAAGCTGGATTCAGTGCCAGCCTCTCTTGctgttctccctctcccttctcttccgtCTTCATGTCCTGCTGACAggtctccttttcttcctcctcccccacctttgGCAGATTCCCCCGACGGCTctcctctgcctcagtctcccctttTCCCCCCTCCACCACCAGAAgctcttcctcccttccatcctttCACCAACGCatgctttcctcctccccccaccgcACAGAGCCCCCTTCTTCTGGATTCTTCTGCCTCCGTGCCACACCCTTCATCATCTTTACCCTCCTCGgttcccccacctgccccaccccttGACCCCAAGTTGATGAAAGATGCCAGGCCTTCTTTCAAAATGTCTGGCCAGCTAGACTCCTCCCGGGATGTCTTTAGACAACCTGCTGCCAAGGAGGAGGGGGCCAGACCTCCCATGCCCCTGATAACCACAGAAGCGTTGCAGATGGTACAGTTGAGGCCGGTGAAGAAGAACTCAGGAACTGAGGGAGCACTGATATATGAACAAGCATCTCAGGAAAAACTAACTCCGATTGTGCCCCAGTATCATTTGAAGCCATCTGCTCTCCTGAAATCCCGAAATAGcataaatgaaatggagagtGAAAGCCAGCCTGCCTCCGTGACAAGCTTGCTTCCGACTCCTGCCAAGACCATGAGTCAGGGTCACCAGGACGGTGCAGCCGAGCATGGACGCCCGAGCTCCAGCCCGGGAGGCACAGGGGAGGCGGATGCCGGGCCCAGCCCCGGGTCCGTCCCACTCCAGGGAACCCCCGGCCCTTCGCCCAGCAGGAAGCCACCCCCTATTTCCAAGAAGCCCAAATTGTTCCTAGTGGTGCCACCTCCACAGACAGATTTCAAAGTGGAGCCAACAGAGAACGTGAGCGAAGAGGCGCCCAACCCCACCAGGGGAGAGGCCAGAGAGAATTGTGCAGCCAGGACTGGTTCTGATGAGACCGACTCCGGCAGCTCGGTCCTTGAGGGAGGAGCTGCAGGATTCTCATCCCCAGGCAGAGTGGAAGCCAATGTCCCCACGGTGCAGCCCGATGCCTTGCCAGCCCCCAAGCAGGAGGAGCCAGGCACCGAGAACAGTGCAGCCAGTGGAGGCAATGTGGAGAGCTGTCTGTCTCTGCAGGACCCAGGAT TTGGGGTGCCAGAGACCGACATAGCCGGCTGTTCCTCAGAGGCCTTTGACTTCCTTAAGGAAGAAGGGAGTGATGAGGTGATGACCCCCAGTCGACCCCGGACCACGGAAGACCTCTTTGCAGCTATTCACAG ATCCAAGAGGAAAGTCCTTGGCCGTAAAGATTCAGATGACGATCATACCCGAAACCATTCTCCGTCCCCACCAGTGACACCCACTGGTGctgcccccagcctggcctccccaAAGCAAGTGGGATCCATCCAGAGAAGTGTCCGTAAGAGCAGCACCAGCAGTGACAACTTCAAAGCTCTGCTGCTGAAAAAGGGGAGTCGATCAGACACCAGTGCCCGCATGTCCGCGGCCGAGATGCTCAAGAACACAGACCCTAGATTCCAGAGGTCAAGGTCGGAGCCCTCGCCAGACACTCCCGACAGCCCGTCCAGCTGCTCCCCGAGCAAGAGCAGAAGGGCCCAGGAGGAGTGGGCCAAGAACGAAGGCTTGATGCCTCGGAGCCTGTCCTTTTCCGGCCCCAGGTATGGCCGCAGCCGGACGCCGCCGTCTGCCGCCAGCAGCAGGTACAGCATGAGGAACCGGATCCAGAGCAGCCCCATGACCGTCATCTCGGAAGGCGAAGGGGAAGCCATGGAGCCTGTGGACAACAGGGCTCGCCGGGCCCTGGGTGCTGCAAGGGGGTGTTCACTGGAGGGACTGGCAGGGGAGAAATCAGATGAGGGCCCCCTGGTGTGTGGCACGGAGCCCGCTGCCTTGCTGCAAGCTCAGGCCGCTGACCCCAGCGATGGGACCTCCAGGGCTGAGGGCAGGGAGCCATTGGAACAGTGCAGAGGCCCTCTGAGGGGTGAAAGTTAG